One Dermatophagoides farinae isolate YC_2012a chromosome 1, ASM2471394v1, whole genome shotgun sequence genomic region harbors:
- the LOC142598188 gene encoding uncharacterized protein LOC142598188 has protein sequence MKESKMGAVPGMNRQRSKTKKSSKNKSKRQRRRQQRQQQSSSVKIMEKIKVKNKNILKGKIKDDDNSSINIIDSNDLSRRMLEILAKRKSKRLKRGDYSGVKLNEIQQKEEFENQNVSINKNVDNENLNNGRMNGKEYIVVVCDNDDNQQQQQQQRQHSRALNKQQNNIGNGIDIQKTIEKRKNKMMMMMDMIKRKESSKSAVASSRIIRSKEIVTKATKPIEPMIMMKDRQKIADKNFQSYSIAPKNSDGSIQRIESN, from the exons atgaaagaatcaaaaatggGTGCTGTTCCTGGAATGAATCGTCAAag atcgaaaacaaaaaaatcatcaaaaaataaatcaaaaagacAACGACGaagacaacaacgacaacaacagtcATCATCTGtgaaaataatggaaaaaatcaaagtaaaaaataaaaatattttgaaaggcaaaataaaagatgatgacaattcatcgataaatatcattgattcgaatgatttatCCAGAAGAATGTTAGAAATATTAGCTAAACGTAAAAGTAAACGACTGAAACGTGGTGATTATAGTGGGGTAAAACTTAacgaaattcaacaaaaagaagaatttgaaaatcaaaatgttaGCATCAATAAGAATGTTGATAACGAAAACCTAAATAATGGTCGAATGAATGGTAAAGAAtatattgtcgttgtttgtgATAACGacgataatcaacaacaacaacaacaacaacgacaacactCACGGGCTTTGAATAAACAGCAGAATAATATCGGAAACGGAATCGATATTCAAAAAACtatagaaaaaagaaaaaacaaaatgatgatgatgatggatatgataaagagaaaagaatcatcaaaatcagcCGTTGCCTCTTCACGAATCATTAGGTCCAAAGAAATTGTGACAAAAGCAACAAAACCAATAGagccaatgataatgatgaaagatCGACAAAAAATAGcagacaaaaattttcaatcatattcAATTGCTCCCAAAAATAGTGATGGCAGTATCCAAa Ggatcgaatcaaattaa